A genomic window from Blastococcus saxobsidens DD2 includes:
- a CDS encoding precorrin-8X methylmutase, whose product MYEYEKDGAEIYRQSFATIRAEADLAALPEDVARVAVRMIHACGQVDLVQDLAFSPAVVGRARDALDAGAPVLCDVRMVASGITRRRLPKDNDVVCTLDDPRIPALAAELGTTRTAAALELWADRLDGAVVAIGNAPTALFHLLEMVAAGAPRPAAVLGIPVGFIGAAESKDALAASDLDFLVVRGRRGGSAITAAAVNAIASDIE is encoded by the coding sequence ATGTACGAGTACGAGAAGGACGGCGCCGAGATCTACCGGCAGTCGTTCGCCACCATCCGGGCCGAGGCCGACCTCGCCGCCCTGCCCGAGGACGTCGCCCGGGTCGCGGTGCGCATGATCCACGCCTGCGGGCAGGTCGACCTGGTGCAGGACCTGGCCTTCTCCCCCGCCGTCGTCGGGCGCGCCCGGGACGCGCTGGACGCGGGCGCACCCGTGCTCTGCGACGTCCGGATGGTCGCCTCCGGCATCACGCGACGGCGCCTGCCGAAGGACAACGACGTGGTGTGCACGCTGGACGACCCGCGCATCCCCGCACTGGCCGCCGAGCTCGGCACCACCCGCACCGCCGCCGCGCTGGAGCTCTGGGCCGACCGGCTCGACGGCGCGGTCGTCGCCATCGGCAATGCCCCGACCGCGCTCTTCCACCTGCTGGAGATGGTCGCGGCGGGAGCGCCGCGACCGGCCGCCGTCCTGGGCATCCCGGTCGGTTTCATCGGCGCGGCCGAGTCCAAGGACGCCCTGGCCGCCTCCGACCTCGACTTCCTCGTGGTCCGGGGCCGCCGCGGCGGCAGCGCGATCACCGCCGCCGCCGTGAACGCGATCGCGAGCGATATCGAATGA
- a CDS encoding dihydrofolate reductase family protein — protein MGQLLRVQNFTVSRDGFGAGENQSLERPFGHADPGELMAWALATASFPNRADPGGSRGLDDYFTRDFAHGIGAEIMGRNKFSAQRGSWPDHEWQGWWGDEPPFHTPVFVMTHHPRPSFALSDTTFHFVDGDPATVLEQARQAADGRDVRLGGGATVIREFLDADLVDTLHVAVSPVELGAGSRLWESPDELLDRFHADVVPSSSGVTHHLFWRK, from the coding sequence GTGGGACAGCTGCTGAGAGTCCAGAACTTCACCGTCTCCAGGGACGGTTTCGGAGCCGGTGAGAACCAGAGCCTGGAGCGACCGTTCGGGCACGCCGATCCCGGTGAGCTGATGGCGTGGGCGCTGGCCACGGCGAGTTTCCCCAACCGCGCCGACCCCGGAGGCAGTCGCGGGCTCGACGACTACTTCACGCGGGACTTCGCGCACGGCATCGGCGCCGAGATCATGGGGCGGAACAAGTTCAGCGCGCAGCGCGGTTCCTGGCCGGACCACGAGTGGCAGGGGTGGTGGGGGGACGAGCCGCCGTTCCACACGCCCGTGTTCGTCATGACGCACCACCCGCGGCCGTCGTTCGCGCTGTCGGACACCACGTTCCACTTCGTGGACGGCGACCCGGCCACGGTCCTGGAGCAGGCGCGGCAGGCGGCGGACGGCAGGGATGTCCGGCTCGGGGGTGGCGCCACGGTCATCCGGGAGTTCCTCGACGCCGACCTCGTCGACACCCTGCACGTGGCGGTCTCCCCGGTCGAGCTCGGGGCCGGGTCACGGCTCTGGGAGTCGCCCGACGAACTGCTCGACCGCTTCCACGCCGACGTCGTCCCCAGCTCGAGCGGGGTGACGCACCACCTCTTCTGGCGGAAGTGA
- a CDS encoding nitrite/sulfite reductase — protein sequence MTAARPLRDRADACPGALQTHAAADGALARVRVPGGTLTPAQLLVLSAAARELGDGALELTSRGNVQLRGLRAGAGPELGDRLAAIGLLPSATHETARNVLASVLSGRVGGLLDVRTWVPAFDAGLCADPRLADLPGRYLAAFDDGRGDVAGLGADVGLLALDERTVALLLAGADTGMRAGPDDAVALSLAATRAFLDVRAQQGGTAWRIADLAAGPARVAAALPGFRSPAVAVPAAPTDAPAGAVAQDDGRTALVAVVPLGRLTAAQAELLARTSGGELQVTPWRSVVLPDLADARAAAELAAAGLVLDPGSAWLRVTACAGRPGCAKSLADVRADATAAVRAGSLPAEGARQHWVGCARRCGRPSGDVVDVVATAAGYRIG from the coding sequence ATGACCGCTGCCCGCCCGCTTCGCGACCGGGCGGATGCGTGCCCCGGCGCGCTGCAGACGCACGCCGCCGCCGACGGCGCCCTGGCACGGGTCCGGGTTCCCGGAGGCACGCTGACCCCGGCCCAGCTGCTCGTCCTGAGCGCGGCCGCGCGCGAACTGGGCGACGGCGCGCTGGAGCTGACCAGCCGGGGGAACGTCCAGCTCCGCGGCCTGCGCGCGGGCGCCGGGCCGGAGCTCGGCGATCGGCTGGCCGCGATCGGCCTGCTGCCCAGCGCTACCCATGAAACCGCGCGCAACGTCCTGGCGAGCGTGCTGAGCGGCCGGGTGGGCGGGCTGCTCGACGTGCGGACCTGGGTGCCGGCCTTCGACGCGGGGCTCTGCGCCGACCCGCGGCTGGCGGACCTGCCCGGCCGGTACCTCGCAGCCTTCGACGACGGTCGCGGCGACGTCGCGGGGCTGGGCGCCGACGTCGGGCTCCTGGCCCTCGACGAGCGGACCGTGGCGCTGCTGCTCGCCGGCGCCGACACGGGGATGCGCGCCGGTCCCGACGACGCCGTCGCGCTGTCGCTCGCCGCGACCCGCGCCTTCCTCGACGTGCGCGCACAACAGGGCGGCACCGCCTGGCGGATCGCCGACCTCGCCGCGGGGCCCGCCCGGGTCGCGGCGGCGCTCCCGGGGTTCCGCTCCCCCGCCGTCGCCGTGCCGGCGGCGCCGACGGACGCTCCGGCCGGTGCGGTCGCGCAGGACGACGGGCGCACCGCGCTGGTCGCCGTCGTCCCGCTGGGCCGGCTCACCGCTGCCCAGGCCGAGCTCCTGGCCCGCACGTCCGGCGGCGAGCTCCAGGTGACGCCCTGGCGCAGCGTCGTGCTGCCGGACCTGGCCGACGCGCGGGCCGCCGCGGAGCTGGCCGCGGCCGGACTGGTCCTCGATCCCGGGAGCGCCTGGCTGCGGGTGACCGCCTGCGCGGGACGACCCGGTTGCGCGAAGTCGCTGGCCGACGTGCGCGCCGACGCCACCGCCGCGGTGCGCGCCGGCTCGCTCCCCGCCGAGGGGGCCCGCCAGCACTGGGTCGGCTGCGCGCGGCGCTGCGGCCGCCCCTCCGGCGACGTCGTCGACGTCGTGGCGACCGCCGCCGGTTACCGGATCGGCTGA
- the cobN gene encoding cobaltochelatase subunit CobN, producing the protein MSDPAFTLLSTSDTDLLSARASGAGWRLGNPARLDDAAVAALVAGSPLVVVRILGVRRQYEELLAPLLAGPAPVVVLGGEQVPDAELMELSTAPMGVATEAHGYLAQGGPDNLTQLHRFLSDTVLLTGEGFEPPVVAPDWGVLDRTARTTSGPRVAALYYRAHHLAGNTDFVEALCGAIEDAGGQALPVFTSSLRSVDPGLLETLRSADAMVVTVLAAGGARPATAQAGGDDGAWDVGELAALDVPVIQGLCLTRSREEWAADDDGLSPLDVGNQVAIPEFDGRLISVPFSFKETDADGLTHYVADPERAARVAGTAVAHARLRHTPPAERRIVVMLSAYPTKHARIGNAVGLDTPASVVRLLAAMAGQGYDIGPFDGPDALPGVADLDGDALVHALIAAGGQDADWLTEEQLSGNPVRIPAAEYRAFFETLPADLRVAMEEHWGPAPGSLFVDGDDIVFAALRSGNVVVMVQPPRGFGENPIAIYHDPDLPPSHHYLAAYWWLRSVFGAHALVHVGKHGNLEWLPGKTVGLSPSCGPDAALGDLPLIYPFLVNDPGEGSQAKRRAHATLVDHMVPPMARADSYGDIARLEQLLDEHANIAAMDPGKLPAVRAQIWTLLQAAKLDSDLGLNERPEDDHFDEMILHVDGWLCEIKDSQIRDGLHVLGSPPTGANRVDLVLAMLRARQIWGGSVALPGLREALGLVEDGTAGLKATDAVEALADALVSGMEERGWIAEAVDDVVRDVLDRDDDGVAAVLRFAVAEVVPRLERTTDELDATLHALEGGYVPAGPSGSPLRGLINVLPTGRNFYTVDPRAVPSRLAWETGQAMAESLVDRYRADTGEYPRSVGLSVWGTSAMRTSGDDIAEVLALLGVRPVWDEASRRITGLEPIPLDELGRPRIDVTVRISGFFRDAFPHVVTMLDDAVTLAAGLDEPADVNFVKAHVEADVATHGDRRRATTRVFGSKPGAYGAGLLSLIDSRNWRGDADLAEVYAVWGGYAYGRDLDGVQARPDMEAAYERIAVAAKNVDTREHDIADSDDYFQYHGGMVATVRALTGRAPAAYIGDSTRPESVRTRSLTEETARVFRARVVNPKWLAAMRRHGYKGAFELAATVDYLFGYDATTGVVADWMYEKLAQTYVLDSENREFLETSNPWALHGIAERLLEAVDRAMWAEPDPALLAELQQAYLDTEGDLEGGEAPARNAP; encoded by the coding sequence GTGAGCGACCCTGCCTTCACCCTGCTGTCCACCAGCGACACCGACCTGCTGTCCGCCCGCGCGTCGGGCGCCGGCTGGCGGCTGGGCAATCCCGCGCGCCTGGACGATGCCGCGGTGGCGGCCCTCGTGGCGGGCAGCCCGTTGGTCGTCGTCCGGATCCTCGGGGTCCGGCGGCAGTACGAGGAGCTGCTGGCCCCGCTGCTGGCCGGCCCCGCGCCGGTCGTGGTCCTCGGCGGGGAGCAGGTGCCCGACGCCGAGCTCATGGAGCTCTCCACCGCGCCGATGGGCGTGGCGACCGAGGCGCACGGCTACCTCGCCCAGGGCGGACCGGACAACCTGACCCAGCTGCACCGGTTCCTCTCCGACACCGTGCTGCTCACCGGCGAGGGGTTCGAGCCGCCGGTGGTCGCTCCGGACTGGGGGGTGCTCGACCGGACGGCCAGGACGACGAGCGGCCCGCGGGTGGCCGCCCTCTACTACCGGGCCCACCACCTGGCCGGGAACACCGACTTCGTCGAGGCGCTGTGCGGCGCGATCGAGGACGCCGGCGGGCAGGCGCTCCCGGTGTTCACCTCGTCGCTGCGGTCGGTCGACCCGGGACTGCTGGAGACGTTGCGGAGCGCCGACGCCATGGTCGTCACGGTGCTCGCGGCCGGGGGTGCGCGGCCCGCGACCGCGCAGGCAGGTGGGGACGACGGCGCCTGGGACGTCGGCGAGCTCGCCGCCCTGGACGTGCCGGTGATCCAGGGTCTGTGCCTGACGCGGTCGCGCGAGGAGTGGGCCGCCGACGACGACGGGCTCTCACCTCTCGACGTCGGCAACCAGGTCGCGATCCCCGAGTTCGACGGCCGGCTGATCAGCGTGCCCTTCTCCTTCAAGGAGACCGACGCCGACGGGCTGACCCACTACGTCGCCGACCCGGAGCGGGCGGCCCGCGTGGCCGGCACCGCGGTCGCGCACGCCCGGTTGCGGCACACTCCGCCCGCCGAGCGGCGGATCGTCGTGATGCTGTCGGCCTATCCGACCAAGCACGCCCGCATCGGCAACGCCGTCGGCCTCGACACCCCCGCGTCGGTCGTCCGCCTGCTCGCCGCGATGGCCGGGCAGGGCTACGACATCGGTCCCTTCGACGGTCCCGACGCCCTGCCGGGTGTGGCCGACCTCGACGGGGACGCCCTGGTGCACGCCCTCATCGCTGCCGGCGGGCAGGACGCCGACTGGCTCACCGAGGAGCAGCTCTCGGGCAACCCGGTGCGCATTCCCGCGGCCGAGTACCGGGCGTTCTTCGAGACCCTGCCGGCGGACCTGCGCGTCGCGATGGAAGAGCACTGGGGCCCGGCGCCGGGGTCGCTGTTCGTGGACGGCGACGACATCGTCTTCGCCGCGCTGCGCTCCGGCAACGTCGTGGTGATGGTGCAGCCGCCGCGCGGTTTCGGGGAGAACCCGATCGCGATCTACCACGACCCGGACCTGCCGCCGTCCCACCACTACCTGGCCGCGTACTGGTGGCTTCGGTCGGTCTTCGGGGCGCACGCGCTGGTGCACGTCGGCAAGCACGGCAACCTCGAGTGGCTGCCGGGGAAGACCGTGGGCCTGTCCCCTTCGTGCGGGCCGGATGCCGCCCTCGGCGATCTGCCGTTGATCTACCCGTTCCTGGTCAACGACCCGGGGGAGGGGTCACAGGCCAAGCGCCGGGCGCACGCGACGCTGGTCGACCACATGGTGCCGCCGATGGCCCGCGCGGACTCCTACGGCGACATTGCGCGGCTGGAGCAGCTGCTCGACGAGCACGCCAACATCGCGGCGATGGACCCGGGCAAGCTGCCCGCCGTCCGGGCGCAGATCTGGACGCTGCTGCAGGCGGCGAAGCTCGACTCCGACCTGGGGCTGAACGAGCGTCCGGAGGACGACCACTTCGACGAGATGATCCTGCACGTCGACGGCTGGCTGTGCGAGATCAAGGACTCCCAGATCCGCGACGGCCTGCACGTGCTCGGGTCCCCGCCTACGGGTGCGAACCGCGTCGACCTGGTGCTCGCGATGCTGCGCGCCCGCCAGATCTGGGGCGGCTCGGTGGCGCTCCCCGGCCTGCGCGAGGCCCTGGGTCTCGTGGAGGACGGCACCGCCGGGCTCAAGGCCACCGACGCCGTCGAGGCCCTGGCCGACGCGCTGGTGAGCGGCATGGAAGAGCGAGGCTGGATCGCCGAAGCCGTGGACGACGTCGTCCGCGACGTGCTCGACCGGGACGACGACGGGGTGGCCGCCGTCCTGCGGTTCGCCGTCGCCGAGGTGGTGCCCCGGCTCGAGCGGACCACCGACGAACTCGACGCGACCCTGCACGCCCTCGAGGGCGGCTACGTGCCCGCGGGACCGTCGGGCTCGCCGCTGCGCGGGCTGATCAACGTGCTGCCGACGGGCAGGAACTTCTACACCGTCGACCCCCGCGCGGTGCCCTCACGGCTGGCCTGGGAGACCGGGCAGGCGATGGCCGAGTCCCTCGTCGACCGCTACCGGGCCGACACCGGGGAGTACCCGCGCTCGGTCGGGCTGTCCGTGTGGGGCACCTCGGCGATGCGGACGTCGGGGGACGACATCGCCGAGGTGCTGGCCCTGCTCGGGGTGCGGCCCGTGTGGGACGAGGCATCGCGGCGGATCACCGGCCTGGAGCCGATCCCGCTCGACGAGCTGGGACGCCCGCGGATCGACGTCACCGTGCGGATCAGCGGTTTCTTCCGGGACGCCTTTCCCCACGTGGTGACCATGCTCGACGACGCGGTGACCCTGGCCGCCGGACTGGACGAGCCCGCCGACGTCAACTTCGTGAAGGCGCACGTCGAGGCCGACGTCGCCACGCACGGCGACCGGCGGCGCGCGACCACCCGCGTGTTCGGCTCGAAGCCGGGGGCCTACGGGGCGGGGCTGCTGTCGCTCATCGACTCCCGCAACTGGCGCGGGGACGCCGACCTGGCCGAGGTGTACGCGGTGTGGGGCGGCTACGCCTACGGCCGCGACCTCGACGGCGTGCAGGCCCGGCCGGACATGGAGGCGGCGTACGAGCGGATCGCGGTGGCGGCCAAGAACGTGGACACCCGTGAGCACGACATCGCCGACTCCGACGACTACTTCCAGTACCACGGCGGCATGGTCGCGACCGTCCGTGCCTTGACCGGTCGGGCTCCGGCTGCCTACATCGGGGACTCCACGCGGCCGGAGTCGGTCCGGACCCGCTCGCTGACCGAGGAGACCGCGCGGGTGTTCCGCGCGCGGGTGGTCAACCCGAAGTGGCTCGCGGCGATGCGCCGGCACGGCTACAAGGGCGCCTTCGAGCTCGCGGCCACGGTCGACTACCTCTTCGGCTACGACGCCACCACCGGCGTGGTCGCCGACTGGATGTACGAGAAGCTCGCGCAGACCTACGTCCTCGACTCGGAGAACCGCGAGTTCCTGGAGACGTCGAACCCATGGGCGCTGCACGGGATCGCCGAGCGGCTGCTCGAGGCGGTCGACCGGGCGATGTGGGCCGAACCGGACCCGGCGCTGCTGGCCGAGCTCCAGCAGGCCTACCTGGACACCGAGGGCGACCTGGAAGGTGGCGAGGCGCCGGCCCGGAACGCCCCGTGA
- a CDS encoding RES family NAD+ phosphorylase, producing MPAARPHSRVPAPVAVPAPAAPDSLDPLLTTWGAGERFHRCYDIGWGSRQFHAGDDAHRGRFHPFTPDGDTEPLPVLYGVGDVDGAVFETVFHDVPTRGVKRVPHAKLLHRVVVALAPKRDLTLVDLTSEGLRRLELTRGELIDSDARSYPDTAAWARALHAHPHGVDGLLWVSRQRDIGRALVLFGDRVQVEELEVAPEVPLTLGAGRGLDLVAEAAGRAGITITGLV from the coding sequence GTGCCTGCTGCGCGACCGCATTCGCGGGTCCCGGCGCCGGTCGCCGTGCCGGCGCCGGCTGCCCCGGACAGCCTGGACCCGCTGCTGACCACCTGGGGGGCGGGGGAGAGGTTCCACCGCTGCTACGACATCGGCTGGGGTTCCCGCCAGTTCCACGCCGGCGACGACGCCCACCGCGGCCGCTTCCATCCCTTCACCCCGGACGGCGACACCGAGCCCCTGCCGGTGCTCTACGGCGTCGGCGACGTCGACGGGGCCGTGTTCGAGACCGTGTTCCACGACGTGCCGACCCGCGGGGTGAAGCGGGTGCCGCACGCGAAGCTGCTGCACCGCGTCGTGGTCGCCCTCGCCCCCAAGCGCGATCTCACGCTGGTCGACCTGACCAGCGAGGGGCTGCGCCGGCTCGAGCTGACCCGCGGGGAGCTCATCGATTCCGACGCGCGCAGCTACCCCGACACCGCCGCCTGGGCCCGGGCTCTGCACGCCCACCCGCACGGCGTCGACGGGCTGCTGTGGGTCTCCCGCCAGCGCGACATCGGCCGTGCCCTGGTCCTGTTCGGCGACCGGGTCCAGGTCGAGGAGCTGGAGGTTGCCCCGGAGGTCCCGCTGACCCTCGGGGCCGGCCGCGGACTGGACCTCGTCGCCGAGGCCGCCGGCCGCGCCGGTATCACCATCACCGGCCTGGTCTGA
- a CDS encoding MerR family DNA-binding protein: MRPLRNRYGRRPAPAEGPDVGPVGQRDASHAGRGEPTGRAARRQIIAVREDGGEPPHHVTALLDAHAADLDQRIAELTALREDIRGLRDRADGSDPARCAEDMVCHVLPVDRPPGPPEEPGR; encoded by the coding sequence GTGCGCCCGCTCAGGAACCGCTACGGCAGGCGACCTGCACCGGCCGAGGGCCCTGATGTCGGTCCAGTCGGTCAGCGGGATGCCAGCCACGCAGGCCGAGGTGAACCCACCGGTCGAGCTGCTCGCCGGCAGATCATCGCCGTCCGCGAGGACGGCGGCGAGCCCCCCCACCACGTCACCGCTCTGCTCGATGCCCACGCCGCCGACCTCGACCAGCGGATCGCCGAGCTCACCGCCCTCCGCGAGGACATCCGGGGGCTGCGTGACCGCGCCGACGGCTCGGACCCCGCCCGTTGCGCGGAGGACATGGTGTGTCACGTCCTCCCGGTGGACCGCCCTCCCGGACCGCCGGAGGAACCCGGTCGCTGA
- the orn gene encoding oligoribonuclease, translated as MAESAGHLVWIDCEMTGLDIVKDKLIEVAVVVTDSELNVLDPGLDLIIAADDADLDGMDDVVVEMHRKSGLTDAVRASSLTVAEAEQQLLAYIKRWVPERRTAPLCGNSIGTDRGFLARDMPELDDHLHYRMVDVSSIKELARRWFPRVYFAQPPKGLAHRALADIIESVRELAYYRRTLFVAAPGPSSDRAKKASDAVVGSFADLLAAGDAGHA; from the coding sequence GTGGCGGAGAGCGCGGGACACCTGGTCTGGATCGACTGCGAGATGACCGGGCTGGACATCGTCAAGGACAAGCTGATCGAGGTCGCCGTCGTGGTGACCGACTCGGAGCTGAACGTCCTGGACCCGGGCCTGGACCTGATCATCGCGGCCGACGACGCCGACCTGGACGGCATGGACGACGTCGTCGTCGAGATGCACCGGAAGTCAGGGCTCACCGACGCCGTCCGGGCCTCCTCGCTCACCGTCGCCGAGGCCGAGCAGCAGCTGCTGGCCTACATCAAGCGCTGGGTGCCGGAGCGCCGGACCGCCCCGCTGTGCGGAAACTCGATCGGCACAGACCGCGGCTTCCTGGCCCGCGACATGCCGGAGCTCGACGACCACCTGCACTACCGGATGGTCGACGTCTCCTCGATCAAGGAGCTGGCCCGCCGCTGGTTCCCGCGGGTCTACTTCGCCCAGCCGCCGAAGGGGCTCGCCCACCGTGCGCTGGCCGACATCATCGAGTCGGTGCGCGAGCTGGCGTACTACCGGCGCACTCTGTTCGTCGCGGCGCCCGGGCCCAGCAGCGACCGGGCGAAGAAGGCCTCCGACGCGGTGGTCGGCTCGTTCGCCGACCTGCTGGCGGCCGGGGACGCCGGGCACGCCTGA
- a CDS encoding TetR/AcrR family transcriptional regulator yields the protein MTTARSQAGPARSARDTALIADTRRPSRREQILQAAAQLFAERGARAVGVDDVGAAVGVTGPAIYRHFASKDAMLAEMLVRISERLADGARERISEAGPDPADELRALIDFQVEFALDNPALIVVHDRDLPSLADADAAQVRRLQRRYVEEWVAVLARLHPGADAAACRVRAHAVFGLINSTPHSAGRLGRPATGDLLRRMAWAAATG from the coding sequence ATGACCACGGCCCGGTCGCAGGCGGGACCCGCCCGGTCCGCGCGCGACACGGCGCTGATCGCCGACACCCGACGGCCCTCCCGGCGGGAGCAGATCCTGCAGGCCGCGGCGCAGCTGTTCGCCGAGCGCGGGGCCCGCGCGGTGGGGGTCGACGACGTGGGCGCCGCCGTGGGGGTCACCGGTCCGGCCATCTACCGGCACTTCGCGAGCAAGGACGCGATGCTCGCCGAGATGCTGGTCCGGATCAGTGAACGGCTGGCCGACGGCGCCCGGGAGCGGATCTCCGAGGCGGGGCCCGATCCGGCCGACGAGCTGCGTGCGCTGATCGACTTCCAGGTGGAGTTCGCGCTCGACAACCCGGCGCTGATCGTCGTCCACGACCGCGACCTCCCGTCGCTGGCCGACGCCGACGCCGCGCAGGTGCGCCGGCTGCAGCGGCGCTACGTCGAGGAGTGGGTGGCGGTGCTGGCGCGCCTGCACCCCGGCGCGGACGCCGCCGCCTGCCGGGTCCGTGCGCATGCCGTCTTCGGTCTGATCAACTCCACGCCGCACAGCGCCGGCCGGCTCGGGCGGCCGGCGACGGGCGACCTGCTCCGCCGGATGGCCTGGGCCGCCGCGACCGGCTGA
- a CDS encoding carboxyl transferase domain-containing protein has product MDAPVLPRTLTADPAAAARNAAAHAGLVADLADQLRRVALGGGERARERHTARGKLLPRERVDALLDPGSPFLELSPLAAHGLYDGDAPAAGIITGIGRVAGRECVVVANDATVKGGTYYPMTVKKHLRAQEVALHNRLPCIYLVDSGGAFLPMQDEVFPDREHFGRIFFNQANLSKAGIAQIAAVLGSCTAGGAYVPAMSDEAVIVREQGTIFLGGPPLVKAATGEVVTAEDLGGGDLHSRVSGVTDHLADDDAHALQIVRQIVGTLGPREQRPWDVAPVEEPQYLPESLYEVVPPDPRTPYDVREVIARLVDGSRFAEFKPLYGQTLVTGFARLHGHPVGIIANNGVLFAESALKGAHFIELCDRRAIPLLFLQNITGFMVGRDYEAGGIAKHGAKMVTAVACARVPKLTVVIGGSFGAGNYSMCGRAYSPRFLFTWPNARISVMGGEQAASVLAQVRRDGLEARGEEWPAEDEEAFKAPIRDQYESQGHPYYATARLWDDGVIDPAHTRTVLGLALSACANAPLEEVGYGVFRM; this is encoded by the coding sequence GTGGACGCACCGGTGCTGCCCCGGACCCTGACGGCCGACCCGGCCGCGGCCGCACGCAACGCCGCCGCGCACGCCGGGCTGGTCGCCGATCTCGCCGACCAGCTGCGGCGGGTGGCGCTCGGCGGCGGTGAGCGGGCCCGCGAGCGGCACACCGCGCGCGGCAAGCTGCTGCCGCGGGAGCGGGTCGACGCCCTGCTCGACCCGGGCAGCCCCTTCCTCGAGCTCTCGCCGCTGGCCGCCCACGGTCTGTACGACGGTGATGCGCCCGCGGCCGGGATCATCACCGGCATCGGCCGGGTCGCCGGCCGAGAGTGCGTCGTCGTCGCCAACGACGCCACGGTCAAGGGCGGCACCTACTACCCGATGACGGTGAAGAAGCACCTGCGGGCGCAGGAGGTGGCGCTGCACAACCGGCTGCCCTGCATCTACCTGGTCGACTCGGGAGGGGCCTTCCTGCCGATGCAGGACGAGGTGTTCCCCGACCGCGAGCACTTCGGCCGGATCTTCTTCAACCAGGCGAATCTCTCCAAGGCGGGGATCGCCCAGATCGCGGCCGTCCTGGGCTCCTGCACCGCCGGGGGCGCCTACGTGCCGGCCATGAGCGACGAGGCGGTGATCGTGCGCGAGCAGGGCACGATCTTCCTCGGCGGGCCGCCGCTGGTGAAGGCAGCGACTGGCGAGGTGGTGACGGCGGAGGACCTCGGTGGCGGAGACCTGCACAGTCGGGTCAGCGGGGTCACCGACCACCTGGCCGACGACGACGCGCACGCCCTCCAGATCGTCCGCCAGATCGTCGGCACGCTGGGCCCGCGGGAGCAGCGGCCGTGGGACGTGGCACCGGTGGAGGAGCCGCAGTACCTGCCGGAGTCGCTGTACGAGGTCGTGCCGCCGGACCCGCGCACGCCCTACGACGTCCGCGAGGTCATCGCCCGGCTGGTCGACGGCAGCCGGTTCGCCGAGTTCAAGCCGCTCTACGGGCAGACGCTGGTCACCGGCTTCGCGCGGCTGCACGGGCACCCGGTCGGCATCATCGCCAACAACGGCGTGCTGTTCGCCGAGTCCGCGCTCAAGGGCGCACACTTCATCGAGCTGTGCGACCGGCGCGCGATCCCGCTGCTGTTCCTGCAGAACATCACCGGGTTCATGGTCGGCCGCGACTACGAGGCCGGCGGCATCGCCAAGCACGGCGCGAAGATGGTCACCGCCGTCGCGTGTGCCCGGGTGCCCAAGCTGACCGTGGTCATCGGCGGGTCGTTCGGCGCCGGGAACTACTCGATGTGCGGCCGGGCGTACTCGCCCCGGTTCCTCTTCACCTGGCCCAACGCGCGCATCTCGGTGATGGGCGGCGAGCAGGCGGCCTCGGTGCTGGCCCAGGTGCGCCGGGACGGGCTCGAGGCCCGCGGCGAGGAGTGGCCGGCCGAGGACGAGGAGGCGTTCAAGGCGCCGATCCGCGACCAGTACGAGTCGCAGGGGCACCCGTACTACGCCACCGCACGGCTCTGGGACGACGGCGTCATCGACCCCGCCCACACCCGCACCGTGCTCGGCCTCGCCCTCTCAGCGTGTGCCAACGCCCCCCTGGAGGAGGTCGGTTATGGCGTCTTCCGCATGTGA